The Candidatus Eremiobacteraceae bacterium genomic sequence CTATAAGTCCTCTGGCCCGTGATTTCGCTCGCGCGTGGTCCGCGCCTGCGTGACCGCCCTTACGTTCGCGTTTCTCGAACCGACTTCACGTCGGCGCGGATTGCGTCCGCCAACTCTTCTTTCGTCGCGAACCAACGCTGTTCGCGCAAGAAGCGCCAACCGCTGACCGCGACGGAATCGCCGTATATGCTGCGGTCAAAATCCAAGAGGTGGGCTTCGACGATGCTTTCCGAACCGCCGAATGTCGGCTTGTCCCCGATGCTGACCGCCGCTCGATAGTCGCAACCTTCGTGGCGCGCGGTGGCCGCGTAGACGCCGGCAGGCGGCACAAGTTTTCCGTAGGAGCTCGTAAGATTCACGGTTGGGAAGCCGAGCACATGACCTTGCCCGTCGCCCAGCCGCGCTGTACCTCGAAGCGTAAAGGGCGAACCAAGCAGGCGGTCGGCGATGTCGAATCGCCGCTGTTCGATGAGTCCACGGATACGCGAGCTTGAGACTTTCTCTCCGTCCGATTCCAAGAGCGGCGCCGCTTCGAACACGGATCCGGCGCTTGTGAATTCGCGCCGCGCTAGGTCGCAGTCACCCGTGCGGTTGCGCCCGAAGCGCCAGTTCTCGCCGACGACGAGTAGTTTGGTACGCAAGCGCGACAGCAGCACTT encodes the following:
- a CDS encoding riboflavin kinase translates to VLLSRLRTKLLVVGENWRFGRNRTGDCDLARREFTSAGSVFEAAPLLESDGEKVSSSRIRGLIEQRRFDIADRLLGSPFTLRGTARLGDGQGHVLGFPTVNLTSSYGKLVPPAGVYAATARHEGCDYRAAVSIGDKPTFGGSESIVEAHLLDFDRSIYGDSVAVSGWRFLREQRWFATKEELADAIRADVKSVRETRT